The following proteins are encoded in a genomic region of Hymenobacter siberiensis:
- a CDS encoding YMGG-like glycine zipper-containing protein: MKSLRVVFALFLMLFVLAGTSAQAQTPKKGWSNKAKGAAIGGGAGAVTGAVIGGGKGAIIGGVAGVIGGGLIGRNKDKKKDPARYNAYHKKK; the protein is encoded by the coding sequence ATGAAATCCCTGCGTGTAGTATTCGCTTTGTTTTTAATGCTGTTCGTGCTGGCCGGCACCAGTGCGCAGGCCCAGACGCCCAAAAAAGGTTGGAGTAATAAGGCCAAAGGCGCGGCCATTGGCGGCGGTGCGGGTGCCGTGACGGGTGCCGTGATTGGCGGCGGTAAAGGGGCCATTATTGGCGGGGTAGCCGGCGTGATTGGCGGCGGCCTGATTGGCCGCAACAAAGACAAGAAAAAAGACCCGGCCCGCTACAACGCTTACCACAAAAAGAAGTAA
- a CDS encoding OmpA family protein, whose product MNTSKSLLSVLMAFVLLFSSCATSQQASSTQPDLSTNNGTGARKSGMSKTVKGGLLGAGGGAILGGVVGGLLGGGKGTAIGAIVGAAAGGTTGAIIGRKMDKQAEDLQKDMQNAKVERVGEGIKITFDSGILFDTNSATLRSASESDITKMAAILQKYPDTNVLVEGHTDNSGSDAINQPLSERRAQAVANSTIAKGVSSSRITTQGYGSTQPVGDNTTAEGKQANRRVEIAIYANEKMKKAAEQGRL is encoded by the coding sequence ATGAACACCTCCAAATCCCTTCTTTCTGTATTGATGGCTTTCGTGCTGCTGTTTAGCTCCTGCGCCACTTCGCAGCAAGCCAGCTCCACGCAGCCCGATCTTTCGACCAACAACGGTACCGGTGCCCGCAAAAGTGGCATGAGCAAAACCGTTAAAGGTGGCCTGCTGGGCGCTGGTGGTGGTGCTATTCTTGGTGGCGTAGTTGGTGGCTTGCTGGGCGGTGGCAAGGGCACGGCTATCGGGGCCATCGTAGGTGCTGCTGCGGGTGGTACCACGGGTGCCATCATTGGTCGCAAAATGGATAAGCAGGCCGAAGACCTGCAAAAAGACATGCAGAACGCCAAGGTTGAGCGCGTGGGCGAAGGCATTAAAATTACCTTCGACTCGGGTATCCTCTTCGATACCAACTCGGCTACGCTGCGTTCGGCTTCGGAATCGGACATCACCAAGATGGCTGCCATTCTCCAGAAATACCCCGATACCAACGTGCTGGTGGAAGGCCACACCGATAACTCGGGTTCGGATGCCATCAACCAGCCCCTGTCGGAGCGCCGGGCCCAGGCCGTGGCCAACTCCACCATCGCCAAAGGTGTTTCGTCGAGCCGCATCACCACTCAGGGCTACGGCTCGACCCAGCCCGTGGGCGACAACACCACGGCCGAAGGCAAGCAGGCCAACCGTCGCGTAGAAATCGCTATCTACGCCAACGAAAAGATGAAGAAAGCGGCCGAGCAAGGCCGTTTGTAA
- the accD gene encoding acetyl-CoA carboxylase, carboxyltransferase subunit beta translates to MAWFKRVEKGIVTPTDQKKETPDGLWYKCPECKTVATMAEHKRLLHVCGNCSHHGRIDAIDYFEFLFDQGGFTELDANLTSGDPLHFVDTKAYPQRVEATERNTGLKDAVRTAHGLSAGQPLVVAAMDFKFIGGSMGSVVGEKIARAIDYARQTRTPFLMISRSGGARMMEAGYSLMQMAKTSAKLALLSEAGVPYVSLLTDPTTGGVTASFAMLGDFNIAEPGALIGFAGPRVIKETIGKDLPKGFQSAEFVLEHGFLDFIVDRRELKQRLANLLGMLQPAPAAAASAPAPRRAATKAHQQ, encoded by the coding sequence ATGGCCTGGTTCAAGCGCGTAGAAAAGGGCATTGTGACCCCCACCGACCAGAAAAAAGAGACTCCCGACGGCCTCTGGTACAAGTGCCCCGAGTGCAAAACCGTGGCCACTATGGCCGAGCACAAGCGCCTGCTGCATGTTTGCGGCAATTGCAGCCACCATGGCCGCATTGATGCCATCGACTACTTCGAATTCCTCTTCGACCAGGGCGGATTCACGGAGCTCGATGCCAACCTCACCTCCGGCGACCCGCTGCACTTCGTGGATACCAAAGCCTACCCGCAGCGTGTGGAGGCCACCGAGCGCAATACCGGCCTGAAAGATGCCGTGCGCACCGCCCACGGCCTGAGCGCCGGCCAGCCGCTGGTGGTGGCGGCCATGGATTTCAAGTTCATCGGCGGCTCGATGGGCTCGGTGGTGGGCGAGAAAATTGCCCGCGCCATCGACTACGCCCGCCAGACCCGCACGCCGTTTCTGATGATTTCGCGCTCCGGCGGGGCCCGCATGATGGAGGCCGGCTACTCGCTCATGCAAATGGCCAAAACGTCGGCCAAGTTGGCCCTGCTCTCCGAAGCCGGCGTGCCCTACGTAAGCTTGCTGACGGACCCCACCACGGGCGGCGTCACGGCCTCGTTTGCCATGCTGGGCGATTTTAACATTGCCGAGCCCGGCGCGCTCATCGGCTTTGCCGGCCCGCGCGTCATCAAGGAAACCATCGGCAAGGACCTGCCCAAGGGTTTCCAGAGCGCCGAGTTCGTGCTGGAGCACGGCTTCCTCGACTTCATCGTGGACCGCCGCGAGCTGAAGCAGCGCCTGGCCAACCTGCTGGGCATGCTGCAGCCCGCGCCGGCCGCCGCCGCCAGTGCCCCCGCGCCGCGCCGCGCCGCTACCAAGGCCCACCAACAATAA
- a CDS encoding OmpA family protein, with amino-acid sequence MKTFSPALLGLYLLAAPVLNSCVTAKKYDDLSARQRADADGKAAAERQYRGATAELQKASDELAQLHLTQKRLVTDSAETGNAYRKTRSLYNELNNSYDKLLKNSDRELANKSSDYNKVAKDLARREAELGSLETTLQKSKADNDRLAVDLKTREVRLTELTKALAEKDKAVDDLKARVSKALLSFNSSDLQVKLKDGKVYVSLSEQLLFKSGSTKVDPKGQEALKNLATVLQEQKDVNVVVEGHTDNVPIRSGTAGMTDNWDLSALRATEIARLLTTAGVAPERVTASGRSQYVPVAANDSPQNKAMNRRTEIILTPKLNELFKILDSNSATAATGK; translated from the coding sequence GTGAAAACCTTCTCCCCTGCCCTGCTGGGCCTTTACCTGCTGGCCGCCCCGGTGCTGAACAGCTGCGTAACGGCCAAGAAATACGACGACCTTAGCGCCCGCCAGCGGGCCGATGCCGATGGCAAAGCGGCCGCCGAGCGGCAGTACCGCGGCGCTACCGCGGAGCTGCAAAAGGCCAGCGACGAGCTGGCTCAGCTGCACCTCACCCAAAAGCGCCTCGTAACGGACTCGGCCGAAACCGGCAATGCCTATCGCAAAACCCGCAGCCTCTACAACGAGCTGAACAACAGCTACGACAAGCTGCTGAAAAACAGCGACCGCGAGCTGGCCAACAAGTCCTCCGACTACAACAAAGTGGCCAAAGACCTGGCCCGCCGCGAAGCCGAGCTGGGCTCCCTGGAAACCACGCTGCAGAAAAGCAAAGCCGATAACGACCGCCTCGCCGTCGACCTCAAAACCCGCGAGGTTCGCCTAACCGAGCTCACCAAAGCCCTGGCCGAAAAGGACAAAGCCGTGGACGACCTGAAGGCCCGCGTGAGCAAGGCCCTGCTCAGCTTCAACAGCAGCGACCTGCAGGTGAAGCTGAAGGACGGCAAGGTGTACGTGTCGCTGTCGGAGCAGCTGCTGTTCAAATCGGGCTCGACGAAAGTGGACCCCAAGGGCCAGGAGGCGCTAAAAAATCTGGCCACCGTGCTCCAGGAGCAGAAAGACGTGAACGTGGTGGTGGAAGGCCACACCGATAACGTGCCCATCCGGTCGGGCACGGCCGGCATGACCGACAACTGGGACCTGAGCGCCCTGCGCGCCACCGAAATTGCGCGCCTGCTCACCACCGCCGGCGTGGCCCCGGAACGCGTCACGGCCTCGGGCCGCAGCCAGTACGTGCCCGTGGCGGCCAATGACTCGCCCCAGAACAAGGCCATGAACCGCCGCACCGAGATTATCCTCACGCCCAAGCTAAACGAGCTGTTTAAGATTCTGGACAGCAATTCGGCTACGGCGGCCACGGGCAAGTAG
- a CDS encoding TonB-dependent receptor codes for MKNLLLFLFLLLGATAAQAQKIAVSGRVVGASGEALPGSTVLERGTSNGTSTGANGEFSLSVNPGATITVQAIGYTTQQIPLNGRNSLNVRLLAAAQDLNEVVVTGSRATEGRSNILTTAPVDVISAREIKAFAQTDVAQILSYLAPSFQSARQTISDGTDHIDPASLRGLGPDQVLVLVNGKRRHNSALVNINGTVGRGSVGTDLNVIPTASIKRIEVLRDGAAALYGSDAIAGVINIQLKDDSTGVTASSTAGQTTQNDGSVFQADANVGVGLGGRGFLDLSGQFQNHDYFNRGLADTAPLIYLGNNSGQYPGGTAADTEQKRRDLKAADDKIVADRGYDRNNLRVGSAATRNIGGFLNAGYRLGGGVEAYVSGGATYRTGKSAGFARLPNQATQSDLTVFPDGFLPFINTTINDQSIITGLRKTIGGFAVDASNTFGRNQVRYDISNTVNASLPQGFAQQQFYAGTLTFMQNTTNLGLARKFTELGPLATLNVAFGGEYRRDQFQIEAGERNSYINGGRLIGTTPTASGSQVFPGYQPSDEVIRSRTNVAGYVDLESDITEKLLVHAAGRIERYSDFGSSASGQLAARFSIVDGLALRGSLGNGFRAPSLQQRYFTNVSTQFISGVPNQVLTVNNENPIVRNSYTVGGTGQQGFGVAPLKQENSRNYSLGLTGRVAQVVTLTVDAYQIDIDDRIVLSSAFTRTNAIVNTILGTLPVSRVQFFANAVNTRTQGIDIVANSRLPLGEKGRLALTAAANFNETTVRSFNSTSTTINNDATVGTSNLQNTLFDRQQRARLENGNPRSKILLSANYTYGIFGLEARSVRFGEVQTKDADPARSFLDQTYSAKWITDLTLSVQVIKQVGVAVGINNLFDVYPDRIIQNPRNDPNNFSVDPAQSYSSSLDNTNRGRFVYNASQFGFQGAFYFGRVNVAF; via the coding sequence ATGAAAAACCTTCTACTGTTTCTCTTTCTGCTGCTGGGTGCGACTGCGGCCCAGGCCCAAAAGATTGCCGTAAGCGGCCGGGTGGTGGGGGCCTCCGGCGAGGCCTTGCCCGGCTCCACGGTGCTGGAGCGCGGCACCTCTAACGGCACCAGTACGGGTGCCAACGGCGAGTTTTCACTCTCGGTCAATCCCGGGGCTACTATCACGGTGCAGGCCATTGGCTACACCACCCAGCAGATTCCGCTCAACGGCCGCAACAGCCTCAATGTGCGTCTGCTGGCTGCTGCCCAGGACCTGAACGAGGTGGTGGTAACGGGCTCGCGCGCTACCGAGGGCCGCTCCAACATCCTGACCACTGCGCCGGTGGATGTGATTTCGGCCCGCGAAATCAAGGCCTTTGCCCAGACCGACGTGGCTCAGATTCTGTCTTATCTGGCACCCTCGTTCCAAAGTGCGCGCCAGACTATTTCCGACGGCACCGACCATATTGACCCCGCCAGCCTGCGCGGCCTCGGCCCCGACCAGGTGCTGGTACTCGTGAACGGCAAGCGCCGCCACAATTCGGCCCTAGTGAACATCAACGGCACGGTGGGCCGCGGCTCGGTGGGCACCGATTTGAACGTGATTCCCACGGCCAGCATCAAGCGCATCGAGGTGCTGCGCGACGGCGCAGCGGCCCTCTACGGCTCCGATGCCATCGCCGGCGTGATTAACATCCAGTTGAAGGACGATTCCACCGGCGTGACGGCCAGCAGCACCGCCGGACAGACCACCCAGAACGATGGCAGCGTGTTTCAGGCCGATGCCAACGTGGGGGTTGGCCTGGGCGGACGCGGCTTCTTGGACCTGAGCGGGCAATTCCAAAATCACGACTACTTCAACCGCGGCCTAGCCGACACGGCCCCGCTCATTTACTTAGGTAACAACAGTGGCCAGTACCCCGGCGGCACCGCCGCCGACACCGAGCAGAAGCGCCGCGACCTCAAGGCGGCTGATGATAAAATAGTGGCCGACCGCGGCTACGACCGCAACAACCTGCGCGTGGGCAGCGCCGCCACCCGCAACATTGGGGGCTTCCTGAACGCGGGCTACCGGCTGGGCGGTGGAGTAGAGGCCTACGTGTCGGGCGGGGCCACGTACCGCACGGGCAAGTCGGCCGGCTTTGCCCGCCTGCCCAACCAAGCCACCCAAAGCGACCTGACCGTTTTCCCCGATGGCTTCCTGCCGTTTATCAACACGACCATCAACGACCAGTCGATTATCACGGGGCTACGCAAAACCATTGGCGGCTTCGCGGTCGACGCGAGCAATACCTTCGGCCGCAACCAGGTGCGCTACGACATCAGTAATACCGTGAATGCCTCGCTGCCGCAGGGCTTTGCCCAACAGCAGTTTTATGCCGGCACGCTCACCTTCATGCAAAACACGACCAATCTGGGTCTGGCGCGCAAGTTCACCGAGCTGGGCCCGCTGGCCACGCTGAACGTGGCCTTTGGCGGCGAGTACCGCCGCGACCAGTTTCAGATTGAGGCCGGGGAACGTAATTCTTATATCAACGGCGGGCGCCTGATTGGCACCACGCCCACGGCGTCGGGCTCGCAGGTGTTTCCTGGCTATCAGCCCTCCGACGAGGTAATCAGAAGCCGCACCAACGTGGCTGGCTATGTGGACCTGGAAAGCGATATAACCGAAAAGCTGCTGGTGCACGCCGCCGGCCGCATCGAGCGCTACTCCGATTTCGGCAGCAGTGCCAGCGGGCAGCTGGCCGCCCGCTTTAGCATCGTGGACGGGCTGGCCCTGCGCGGCTCGCTGGGCAACGGCTTCCGGGCCCCCTCGCTGCAACAGCGCTATTTCACCAACGTGAGCACCCAGTTCATCAGCGGCGTACCCAACCAGGTGCTGACGGTGAACAACGAAAACCCCATCGTGCGTAACAGCTACACGGTGGGCGGCACCGGCCAGCAGGGCTTCGGGGTGGCTCCGCTGAAGCAGGAAAACTCGCGCAACTACAGCCTGGGCCTGACCGGCCGCGTGGCCCAGGTAGTCACGCTGACCGTGGATGCCTACCAGATTGACATTGACGACCGCATTGTGCTGTCGTCGGCCTTTACCCGCACCAACGCTATTGTGAACACCATTCTGGGCACGCTGCCCGTGAGCCGGGTGCAGTTCTTCGCCAATGCCGTGAATACCCGCACCCAGGGCATCGACATTGTGGCCAACAGCCGCCTTCCGCTGGGCGAGAAAGGCCGCCTGGCCTTGACGGCTGCCGCCAACTTCAACGAAACCACCGTGCGCAGCTTCAACAGCACGTCTACGACCATCAACAACGATGCGACCGTGGGCACCAGCAACCTCCAGAACACGCTGTTTGACCGCCAGCAGCGTGCCCGCCTCGAAAACGGCAACCCGCGCAGCAAAATCCTGCTCTCGGCCAACTACACCTACGGCATCTTCGGCCTCGAAGCCCGCAGTGTGCGCTTCGGCGAGGTGCAGACCAAGGATGCCGACCCGGCCCGCTCGTTCCTCGACCAGACCTACTCGGCCAAGTGGATTACCGACCTCACGCTCAGCGTGCAGGTCATCAAGCAGGTGGGCGTAGCCGTGGGCATCAACAACCTGTTCGACGTGTACCCCGACCGCATCATCCAGAACCCGCGCAACGACCCCAACAACTTCTCCGTCGACCCGGCCCAGAGCTACAGCTCTTCGCTCGATAACACCAACCGGGGCCGTTTCGTGTACAATGCCAGCCAGTTCGGCTTCCAGGGCGCATTCTACTTCGGCCGCGTCAACGTGGCTTTTTAG
- a CDS encoding TonB-dependent receptor: protein MIHPTTTRIGLVALLLWLTAATTWAQNLTVTGRVLDATGQTQPGVTVLQQGTSNGTSTDGDGRFSLNNVPGTATLVFSAVGSLTQTVPLNGRTTLEIRLAANQTELNEVVVTGSRATEGRSNILTTSPVDVISAREIKAYAQTDITQILTYIAPSFQSTRQTVTDGTDFVDPATLRGLGPDQVLVLVNGKRRHTSALVNINGTPGRGSVGTDMNVIPPAAIKRIEVLRDGAAAQYGSDAIAGVINIQLKDDTTGISVSSTAGQTTKSDGQLFQADANLGFGLGHRGFVDVSGQFSNRSYVDRSGLDTAPLIYLGTSGGNYPAGLTDQQKLDLKARDNALVAQNGFNRRDIRVGGADTRTYGSFVNAAYTLVPSIGLEAYFSGGLTRRTGSSGALYRLPTAVTQTDASIYPNGFLPFINSTVNDGSAIVGLRGKVFGFAADLSNTYGRNALKYNISNTLNASLPVGTSPTSFYAGELAFQQNTTNLGFTRKFSEVGPLATLNVAFGGEFRVDNFQINAGDVGSYILGDRKVNGSPAAAGSQGFAGYRPTDALNQSRNNVSGYVDLESDLTDKLLVDVAGRAERYSDFGSNVSGKVAARYSILDGLALRGALSNGFRAPSLQQRYFTNSSTQFTSGELREVLTTSNDDAITKAFGIGSLKQEKSTNYSLGLTARLFKAITLTVDAYQIDIRDRIVLSSQFSRGNPAVAAILTANPRPGQNPVQGVQFFANAVNTRTQGIDIVANERLTLGPDSRLTLTAAANFNETTVRSFNSSATIDNNPSLQNTLFDRAQRARLENGQPRSKINLSADYGYKIFGLNLRTVRFGEVQTKDADPTRSYIDQTFSAKWVTDLTISAQVIKNIGLSIGVNNLFNVYPDRLYQDPNNNEQSLTYTTLDGTNRGRFPYGSNQFGFSGAYYFGRVNFTL, encoded by the coding sequence ATGATACACCCCACAACTACCCGCATCGGGCTGGTGGCGCTGCTCCTGTGGCTGACCGCCGCCACCACCTGGGCCCAGAACCTCACCGTAACCGGCCGCGTGCTCGACGCCACCGGCCAGACCCAGCCCGGCGTGACCGTGCTCCAGCAAGGCACTTCCAACGGCACCAGCACCGACGGCGACGGCCGTTTTAGCCTCAACAACGTGCCCGGCACCGCCACGCTGGTGTTTTCTGCCGTGGGCTCGCTCACGCAAACCGTGCCGTTGAACGGCCGCACCACCCTCGAAATTCGCCTCGCCGCCAACCAGACCGAGCTGAACGAAGTGGTGGTCACCGGCTCGCGCGCCACCGAGGGTCGCTCCAACATCCTCACCACCTCGCCGGTGGACGTGATTTCGGCCCGCGAAATCAAGGCTTACGCCCAGACCGACATCACCCAGATTCTCACCTACATCGCGCCCTCGTTCCAGAGCACGCGCCAGACCGTGACCGACGGCACCGATTTCGTGGACCCCGCCACCCTGCGCGGCCTGGGCCCCGACCAGGTGCTGGTGCTCGTGAACGGCAAGCGCCGCCACACTTCGGCCCTCGTCAACATCAACGGCACGCCCGGGCGCGGCTCGGTGGGTACCGACATGAACGTGATTCCGCCGGCCGCCATCAAGCGGATTGAGGTGCTGCGCGATGGCGCGGCGGCCCAGTATGGCTCCGACGCCATTGCCGGCGTCATCAACATTCAGCTGAAGGACGACACCACCGGCATCAGCGTGAGCAGCACTGCCGGCCAGACCACCAAGAGCGACGGCCAGCTGTTTCAGGCCGATGCCAACCTGGGCTTCGGCCTCGGCCACCGGGGCTTCGTGGACGTGAGCGGCCAGTTCTCGAACCGCAGCTACGTGGACCGCAGCGGGCTCGATACGGCCCCGCTCATCTACCTGGGCACCAGTGGCGGTAACTACCCCGCCGGTCTCACCGACCAGCAAAAGCTCGACCTGAAAGCCCGCGATAATGCCCTGGTGGCCCAGAATGGCTTTAATCGCCGCGACATCCGGGTGGGCGGCGCCGATACCCGCACCTACGGCAGCTTTGTGAATGCGGCCTACACACTGGTCCCCAGCATCGGCCTTGAAGCGTATTTCTCGGGTGGCCTCACGCGCCGCACGGGCTCGTCGGGCGCGCTCTACCGCCTGCCCACGGCCGTTACCCAAACCGATGCCAGCATCTACCCCAATGGCTTCCTTCCCTTCATCAATAGCACCGTGAACGACGGCTCGGCCATCGTGGGCCTGCGCGGCAAGGTATTCGGCTTCGCCGCCGACCTCAGCAATACCTACGGCCGCAACGCGCTGAAATACAACATCAGCAACACCCTCAACGCCTCGCTGCCGGTAGGTACCAGCCCCACCAGCTTCTACGCCGGCGAGCTGGCTTTTCAGCAGAATACCACCAACCTGGGCTTCACCCGCAAGTTCAGCGAAGTGGGCCCGCTGGCCACGCTGAACGTGGCGTTTGGTGGCGAGTTTCGGGTTGATAATTTCCAGATTAATGCCGGTGATGTAGGCTCCTATATCCTTGGCGACCGCAAGGTGAACGGCAGCCCCGCCGCCGCCGGCTCGCAGGGTTTTGCGGGCTACCGGCCGACCGATGCCCTGAACCAGAGCCGCAACAACGTGTCGGGCTACGTCGATTTAGAAAGCGACCTCACCGACAAGCTGCTGGTGGACGTGGCCGGCCGCGCCGAGCGCTACTCCGATTTTGGCTCCAATGTGAGCGGCAAAGTGGCCGCCCGCTATAGCATTCTTGATGGCTTGGCGCTGCGCGGCGCGCTCAGCAACGGCTTCCGGGCCCCCTCGCTCCAGCAGCGCTACTTCACCAACTCCAGCACCCAGTTTACCAGCGGCGAACTACGTGAAGTGCTGACTACCAGTAATGACGACGCCATTACCAAAGCCTTCGGCATTGGCTCGCTGAAGCAGGAAAAGTCGACCAACTACAGCCTGGGCCTCACGGCCCGCCTCTTCAAAGCCATCACCCTGACGGTGGACGCCTACCAGATTGACATCCGCGACCGCATTGTGCTCAGCTCACAGTTCAGCCGCGGCAACCCGGCCGTGGCTGCCATCCTCACCGCCAACCCGCGCCCCGGCCAGAACCCGGTGCAGGGCGTGCAGTTCTTCGCCAATGCCGTGAACACCCGCACCCAAGGCATCGACATTGTGGCCAATGAGCGCCTGACCCTCGGCCCCGATAGCCGCCTGACCCTGACGGCCGCCGCCAACTTCAACGAAACCACGGTGCGCAGCTTCAACAGCTCTGCCACCATCGACAACAACCCCAGCCTGCAAAACACGCTGTTTGACCGCGCCCAGCGCGCTCGCCTCGAAAACGGCCAGCCCCGCAGCAAAATCAACCTCAGCGCCGACTACGGCTACAAAATCTTCGGCCTGAACCTGCGCACTGTGCGCTTCGGCGAGGTGCAGACCAAAGACGCCGACCCCACCCGCTCCTACATCGACCAGACTTTTTCGGCCAAATGGGTGACCGACCTCACTATCAGCGCCCAGGTTATCAAGAACATCGGCTTGAGCATAGGCGTGAACAACCTGTTCAACGTGTACCCCGACCGCCTCTACCAGGACCCCAACAATAACGAGCAGAGCCTGACCTACACCACCCTGGACGGCACCAACCGGGGCCGCTTCCCCTACGGCTCCAACCAGTTCGGCTTCAGCGGCGCGTACTATTTCGGCCGCGTGAATTTCACGCTGTAA
- a CDS encoding MBL fold metallo-hydrolase, producing the protein MGHSSMLFEIDDRRILADPVWSERVSPSQLVGPKRFFVPPLALDKLPNLDAVVLSHDHYDHLDPAAIRVLGRTGVPFFCPLGVGAHLRRWGVPAVSITELSWWESARLGDDFTLVATPARHFSGRGLTSNNTLWASWCLLGPTHKVFLGGDSGPFEEGFRQIGEAYRPFDLTMLEIGAADPAWADIHLGPDHAFAAHRLLGGCPLLPLHWGTFNLAFHAWRQPVQRLLEAAGPEVPLLLPAPGQRMDVAAGPLNSQWWER; encoded by the coding sequence CTGGGCCACAGCAGCATGCTGTTCGAAATCGATGACCGCCGCATCCTCGCCGACCCTGTGTGGAGCGAGCGGGTGTCGCCGTCGCAGCTGGTGGGGCCGAAGCGGTTTTTTGTCCCGCCGCTGGCTTTGGATAAGCTGCCGAATCTGGACGCCGTCGTCCTCTCGCACGACCATTACGACCACCTCGACCCCGCCGCCATTCGGGTGCTGGGCCGCACGGGCGTGCCGTTTTTCTGCCCACTGGGTGTGGGCGCGCACCTGCGCCGTTGGGGCGTACCCGCCGTCAGCATCACCGAGCTGAGCTGGTGGGAATCGGCCCGGTTGGGCGACGATTTTACGCTGGTGGCTACGCCGGCCCGGCATTTCTCGGGTCGGGGCCTCACCAGCAATAATACGCTATGGGCCTCCTGGTGCCTGCTCGGGCCAACGCACAAAGTGTTTCTTGGCGGCGATTCCGGCCCCTTCGAAGAAGGCTTCCGGCAGATAGGGGAGGCCTACAGGCCGTTCGATTTGACGATGCTGGAAATCGGCGCTGCCGACCCCGCGTGGGCCGATATCCACCTGGGCCCCGACCACGCCTTCGCGGCCCACCGGCTGCTGGGCGGCTGCCCGCTGCTGCCGCTGCACTGGGGCACGTTCAACTTGGCCTTTCATGCCTGGCGGCAGCCCGTGCAACGCCTGCTCGAAGCCGCCGGGCCCGAAGTACCGCTGCTGCTGCCCGCCCCCGGCCAGCGCATGGACGTAGCCGCCGGTCCACTGAATTCGCAGTGGTGGGAGCGGTAG
- a CDS encoding metallophosphoesterase family protein, giving the protein MLFLPNLRRWRHVLPGIALLGLAGCNLIEFSPNDHRVPEEFTNLTEKNLAKLQARPLAPGDSLRFIFTGDSQQFYDEAEALVASVNQQPGISFLVLAGDISDFGLAREMQWMDEKLRRLTVPYVTVIGNHDLVGNGRPTYQHIFGAFNYSFVYGNTKFIMVDTNGREYNFDGTAPDMAWLKPQLANFDGARRQVVISHVPPTNDDFDPALRTPYVQALHEAPNLVFEMNGHNHSYSITQPYNDGVTYVNSDAFSERRYLVVTVWGDKQFRIKRVKF; this is encoded by the coding sequence ATGCTTTTCCTTCCTAATCTGCGCCGCTGGAGGCACGTGCTGCCCGGCATCGCACTGCTGGGATTAGCCGGCTGTAACCTCATTGAGTTCAGCCCCAACGACCACCGCGTCCCCGAAGAATTCACCAACCTCACCGAAAAGAACCTGGCCAAGCTGCAAGCCCGGCCCCTCGCGCCCGGCGATTCGCTGCGCTTCATCTTCACCGGCGACTCGCAGCAGTTTTACGACGAGGCCGAGGCCCTGGTGGCCAGCGTGAACCAGCAGCCCGGCATCTCCTTCCTGGTGCTTGCCGGCGATATTTCCGATTTCGGCCTAGCCCGCGAAATGCAGTGGATGGATGAAAAGCTGCGCCGCCTCACGGTGCCCTACGTCACGGTTATCGGCAACCATGATTTGGTGGGCAATGGCCGGCCTACCTACCAGCACATTTTCGGGGCCTTCAACTACTCGTTTGTGTATGGCAACACCAAGTTCATCATGGTGGACACCAACGGCCGCGAATATAATTTCGACGGTACCGCCCCCGACATGGCCTGGCTGAAACCCCAGCTGGCCAATTTCGACGGCGCCCGGCGGCAGGTGGTGATTTCGCACGTACCGCCTACCAACGACGACTTCGACCCCGCCCTGCGCACGCCCTACGTGCAGGCCCTGCACGAAGCCCCGAACCTGGTGTTCGAGATGAACGGCCACAACCATTCCTACAGCATCACGCAGCCTTATAACGACGGCGTAACCTACGTTAATTCCGACGCTTTTTCGGAACGGCGCTACCTGGTGGTCACCGTGTGGGGCGACAAGCAGTTTCGCATCAAACGCGTCAAGTTCTAA
- a CDS encoding maleylpyruvate isomerase N-terminal domain-containing protein, protein MTFSFFACSCLSCRPPSPIITLPLFPELDRLLLELLPSLTPADWQRPTLAREWTVQDVAAHLLDGNLRTFSMLRDGHFGEAPADTSYAGIVAYLNRLNADWVRAARRLSPAALIELLAQSGCEYTAYLNTLDPWAPAAFAVAWAGESASLNWFHMACDYTEKWHRQQLNQHRCGPDRAADATGIFFSHLLRQ, encoded by the coding sequence ATGACGTTCTCTTTTTTTGCTTGCTCCTGCCTGTCATGCCGCCCACCATCCCCAATCATCACCCTGCCGCTCTTCCCGGAGCTGGACCGCCTGCTGCTGGAGCTGCTGCCAAGTCTGACGCCCGCCGACTGGCAGCGCCCTACTCTGGCCCGCGAGTGGACGGTGCAGGACGTAGCCGCGCACTTGCTCGATGGCAACCTGCGCACGTTCTCCATGTTGCGCGACGGCCATTTTGGCGAAGCCCCGGCTGATACCAGCTACGCCGGCATTGTGGCCTACCTCAACCGGCTGAACGCCGACTGGGTGCGAGCCGCCCGCCGCCTCAGTCCGGCGGCGCTGATTGAGCTGCTGGCGCAGTCGGGTTGCGAATACACGGCCTATCTGAACACGCTTGACCCGTGGGCCCCGGCCGCTTTTGCGGTAGCCTGGGCCGGCGAAAGCGCGTCGCTGAACTGGTTCCACATGGCCTGCGACTACACCGAGAAATGGCACCGCCAGCAGCTCAATCAGCACCGCTGTGGGCCAGACCGCGCCGCTGATGCAACCGGCATTTTTTTCAGCCATTTATTGAGACAATGA